One genomic region from Evansella sp. LMS18 encodes:
- a CDS encoding C45 family peptidase — protein sequence MVKKLVLRGSPREIGRTHGADGKKEVHQSLETYEKLFHGYKGIDWTEAKEAGLVHLKAIEKYNMDFIEEMEGVAEGAGVDFEDILALNARSEIALANYKGASFSDGCTSIAVTAPVSEHTIIGQNWDWKASQIESLLLLEIHQEDKPVITMVTEGGMIGKIGFNSAGVGLCFNALLTDKKSDEVPVHLGLRSVLNSSSLHEAVSKLKGGQIASAGNIMIGYDNGGAGMATNVETSPFGIDMIGGTDGKAVHTNHICSEEIKKNLKDMNEFAFEDSMIRKRRAEQLIHTASARNEEINETSFKCWLSDRFNEPNSINHYENLNAPEHRRMVTVFSIIMNLTERRMYLSTGHPTEDSFEEI from the coding sequence TCCAAGGGAAATTGGCAGAACCCATGGAGCTGATGGAAAAAAAGAAGTACATCAGAGCCTGGAAACATATGAAAAGCTTTTTCATGGATATAAAGGAATCGACTGGACAGAAGCGAAGGAAGCAGGGTTAGTTCACCTGAAAGCAATCGAAAAATATAATATGGATTTTATTGAAGAAATGGAGGGCGTCGCAGAAGGAGCTGGTGTAGATTTTGAAGATATCCTTGCTTTGAACGCAAGGAGTGAAATCGCGCTGGCGAATTATAAAGGTGCTTCTTTTTCAGACGGCTGTACTTCTATTGCAGTAACGGCGCCAGTTTCCGAGCATACAATCATTGGGCAGAACTGGGACTGGAAAGCTTCCCAAATAGAAAGCCTTCTGCTTCTCGAAATTCATCAGGAAGATAAGCCTGTAATCACTATGGTGACGGAAGGAGGGATGATTGGAAAAATCGGATTTAATTCAGCAGGTGTAGGACTCTGCTTCAACGCTTTACTGACAGACAAAAAATCCGACGAAGTTCCTGTCCACTTAGGATTAAGAAGCGTACTTAATTCGTCTTCCCTTCATGAAGCAGTTTCTAAGTTAAAGGGAGGCCAGATCGCTTCTGCCGGAAATATTATGATTGGCTATGATAACGGAGGAGCTGGGATGGCAACTAATGTGGAAACATCCCCTTTTGGCATCGATATGATAGGCGGAACTGACGGAAAAGCAGTCCACACGAACCATATATGTTCAGAAGAAATAAAGAAGAATTTAAAAGATATGAATGAATTTGCTTTCGAAGATTCCATGATTCGCAAAAGGCGTGCAGAGCAGCTCATTCACACGGCATCAGCCAGAAATGAAGAAATAAATGAAACTTCTTTCAAGTGCTGGTTATCTGACAGATTTAATGAACCGAATTCGATTAATCATTATGAAAACTTAAATGCTCCGGAACACCGCCGGATGGTCACCGTTTTTTCCATTATTATGAACCTCACGGAAAGAAGAATGTATCTGAGCACAGGGCACCCGACGGAAGATTCATTTGAAGAAATTTAA